The proteins below are encoded in one region of Neisseria bacilliformis:
- the pgl gene encoding 6-phosphogluconolactonase — MTAIRTFPSPEAAARALADAVAQDLREALAHKGNAVLAVSGGRSPVPFFQALSHEDLDWANVAATLADERVVPTSHPDSNTRLVREHLLQHRAAAAQWLPLIEDGASVPPPDEAVRLALAHYRRADVLVLGMGSDGHTASLFPAAPQLSDGLSPDCPQPLLHVSPPDAPHERVSLTLAQIARVPQVYLAIAGEDKRRVLDAALAAPSAKYPVGAVLAAARHVMVYYSP; from the coding sequence ATGACCGCCATCCGTACCTTCCCAAGCCCCGAAGCCGCCGCCCGCGCCCTTGCCGATGCCGTGGCGCAAGACCTGCGCGAAGCCTTGGCGCACAAGGGAAACGCCGTGCTGGCCGTGTCGGGCGGACGCTCGCCGGTGCCGTTTTTCCAAGCCTTGTCGCACGAAGATTTGGACTGGGCAAACGTGGCCGCAACCCTTGCCGACGAGCGCGTCGTGCCGACATCCCATCCCGACAGCAACACGCGGCTGGTGCGCGAACACCTGCTGCAACACCGCGCCGCAGCGGCGCAGTGGCTGCCCCTGATTGAAGACGGCGCAAGCGTGCCGCCGCCCGACGAAGCCGTGCGCCTTGCCCTTGCGCATTACCGCCGCGCCGACGTTTTGGTGCTCGGCATGGGCAGCGATGGCCACACCGCCTCGCTGTTTCCCGCCGCGCCGCAGCTTTCAGACGGCCTCTCGCCCGATTGTCCGCAGCCGCTGCTGCACGTTTCCCCGCCCGACGCGCCGCATGAGCGCGTTTCGCTGACGCTGGCGCAAATCGCCCGCGTGCCGCAGGTTTACCTCGCCATCGCCGGCGAAGACAAACGCCGCGTGCTCGATGCCGCCCTGGCCGCGCCCTCGGCAAAATACCCCGTCGGCGCGGTGCTGGCGGCGGCGCGGCATGTTATGGTGTATTATTCGCCGTGA
- a CDS encoding Arm DNA-binding domain-containing protein yields MPLNDRQIRNAKPAAKPYKLADGSGLYLAVTPAGGKLWRLDYAIDGKRKTLSIGKYPAVSLLEARQAAEMARADLAKGIDPAAAKQQAKAARQAALRNTFEAVARRWYADNLHRWKPNHAPACWPTWKRTFSPPSAASR; encoded by the coding sequence ATGCCCTTAAACGACCGTCAAATCAGGAACGCCAAGCCCGCCGCCAAGCCCTACAAGCTGGCAGACGGCAGCGGCCTGTATTTGGCCGTTACCCCCGCAGGCGGGAAGTTATGGCGGCTTGATTATGCGATTGACGGGAAGCGCAAAACCCTTTCAATCGGCAAATATCCCGCTGTTTCCCTGTTGGAAGCCCGCCAAGCCGCCGAGATGGCGCGGGCGGACTTGGCAAAGGGCATCGACCCTGCCGCCGCCAAGCAACAGGCCAAAGCGGCGCGGCAGGCGGCCTTGCGCAATACCTTTGAGGCCGTCGCCCGCCGCTGGTATGCCGACAACCTGCACCGCTGGAAGCCGAACCACGCCCCCGCCTGCTGGCCTACATGGAAAAGGACGTTTTCCCCGCCATCGGCGGCGAGCCGATAG
- a CDS encoding major capsid protein → MSVLKQINPTLADVMARTGADGRLLTVVEVLNETNEVLDDLVMIEANGTTAHKTTIRSGLPEATWRMFYQGVQPSKPTVLSSDAIGTLEAYAETDKSLCDLNGNSAAWRMNEERPFLESMAQEMARALFYGSQAQNGAAFNGLAPRFSDLHAENARNIVDGGGTGADNTSIWLVVWGANTCHGIYPKGTKAGLQHKDLGEVTLNDENNGRYQGYRSHYKWDLGLSVRDWRYVVRIANVDVKKLTKDAKAGADLIDLMTQAAELIPNLNAGKAVFYCNREIRSILRRQIANRVVGSTLTMEEVAGKKVVAFDGIPVRICDQLLSTEERVK, encoded by the coding sequence ATGTCAGTTTTAAAACAAATTAATCCGACGCTGGCCGACGTGATGGCGCGTACCGGCGCAGACGGCAGGCTGCTGACGGTGGTGGAGGTGCTCAACGAGACCAACGAGGTGCTCGATGATTTGGTGATGATCGAGGCCAACGGCACGACCGCGCACAAAACCACCATCCGCTCGGGCTTGCCGGAGGCGACCTGGCGCATGTTCTATCAGGGCGTGCAGCCGTCCAAACCGACCGTGCTTTCCAGCGACGCCATCGGCACGTTGGAAGCGTATGCCGAAACCGACAAATCGCTGTGCGATTTGAACGGCAATTCCGCCGCTTGGCGCATGAACGAGGAGCGCCCGTTTTTGGAGTCGATGGCGCAGGAGATGGCGCGGGCGCTGTTTTACGGTTCGCAGGCGCAGAACGGCGCGGCGTTCAACGGCCTTGCGCCGCGCTTCTCCGATTTGCACGCCGAAAACGCCCGCAACATCGTGGACGGCGGCGGCACGGGCGCGGACAACACTTCTATTTGGTTGGTGGTATGGGGTGCGAACACCTGCCACGGCATCTACCCGAAAGGCACGAAGGCGGGCTTGCAGCACAAGGACTTGGGCGAAGTAACCCTGAATGACGAGAACAACGGCAGGTATCAGGGCTACCGTTCGCACTACAAATGGGACTTGGGTTTGAGCGTGCGCGACTGGCGTTATGTGGTGCGCATCGCCAATGTGGACGTGAAGAAACTCACCAAAGACGCCAAGGCGGGCGCGGACTTGATCGACCTGATGACGCAGGCGGCGGAGCTGATTCCCAACCTGAACGCGGGCAAGGCGGTGTTCTACTGCAACCGCGAAATCCGTTCGATTCTGCGCCGCCAAATCGCCAACAGGGTGGTCGGCTCGACGCTGACGATGGAAGAGGTTGCGGGCAAGAAAGTGGTTGCGTTTGACGGCATTCCGGTGCGCATCTGCGACCAGCTTCTGTCTACCGAAGAACGCGTGAAATAA
- a CDS encoding porin, whose translation MKKLHITFAAALLCAAAAHAETTNRIGGRIFSAIEYESDGDGNATTTFSDLNSRLWIMGSEKVSDNGLTLIYGLNSFVAHDYNGWATDDSYIGLRGSLGTVRVGRMSTPVHYMTGHQDEFEGNNYTQTMGRMTRFGNRAISVVYDSVPKKGFSYRLMAAPGYNNPNYNDPGYPTKTA comes from the coding sequence ATGAAGAAGTTACATATCACCTTCGCCGCCGCCCTGCTGTGCGCCGCCGCCGCCCATGCCGAAACCACCAACCGCATCGGCGGGCGCATCTTCTCGGCCATCGAATACGAAAGCGACGGCGACGGCAACGCCACCACCACCTTTTCCGACCTCAACAGCCGCCTGTGGATCATGGGCAGCGAAAAAGTCAGCGACAACGGCCTCACTCTCATCTACGGCCTCAACTCCTTCGTCGCCCACGATTACAACGGCTGGGCCACCGACGATTCCTACATCGGTCTCAGAGGCAGCCTCGGCACCGTCCGCGTCGGCCGCATGAGCACCCCCGTCCACTACATGACCGGCCATCAGGACGAATTTGAAGGCAACAACTACACCCAAACCATGGGGCGCATGACCCGCTTCGGCAACCGCGCCATCTCCGTCGTGTACGACTCCGTGCCCAAAAAAGGCTTCAGCTACCGCCTGATGGCCGCCCCCGGCTACAACAACCCCAACTACAACGACCCCGGCTACCCGACCAAAACCGCCTAA
- the nrdD gene encoding anaerobic ribonucleoside-triphosphate reductase — MIRLYPEQLNGKLQFMHDYISAHNAADGSKMDANANVTQKNIATMEAEIMKDFFVQMNRAQVSRKIAEIFDEATAREYIRQIEAHEIYVHDETSLKPYCVSVTLYPFLLDGLSKLGGESKAPKHLASFCGSFINLVFAISAQFAGAVATVEFLTYFDYFARKDYGEDYLETHAAEVANHLQQVVYSINQPAAARGYQSVFWNISVYDQYYFDAMFGDFVFPDFSKPVWASVAKLQNFFLKWFNQERTKAVLTFPVVTAAMLTDGGKCKDGAFADQMAKELSEGNSFFVYLSDNPDSLASCCRLRNAIEDRTFSYTLGAGGVATGSINVITINMNRLEQDGRDLAAEVAKIHRYQYAYRKLMEEYQAAGMLPVYDAGFITLDKQFLTIGINGMAEAAESQGIKVGYNDDYINFVQGRLKTIFEANQAASKHYGVKFNTEFVPAENLGVKNAKWDKADGYKVSRECYNSYFYVVEDEEINALDKFLLHGKELVDWLDGGSALHLNLDEALPASGYRSLLDIAAQTGCNYFCVNVRITICNECGHIDKRTLHACSACGSHDIDYGTRVIGYLKRVSAFSSGRRKEHALRHYHREAQKQREAA; from the coding sequence ATGATTCGGCTGTATCCCGAACAGTTAAACGGCAAACTGCAATTTATGCACGACTACATTTCCGCCCACAACGCGGCCGACGGCTCGAAGATGGACGCCAACGCCAACGTAACGCAGAAAAACATCGCCACGATGGAAGCGGAAATCATGAAAGACTTTTTCGTGCAGATGAACCGCGCCCAAGTGTCGCGCAAAATCGCCGAGATTTTCGATGAAGCCACCGCCCGCGAATACATCCGCCAGATTGAAGCGCACGAAATCTATGTGCACGACGAAACCAGCCTGAAACCCTACTGCGTGTCGGTAACGCTGTATCCGTTTTTGCTCGACGGCTTAAGCAAGCTCGGCGGCGAATCGAAAGCGCCCAAGCATCTGGCGTCGTTCTGCGGCTCGTTTATCAATCTGGTGTTCGCCATCAGCGCCCAGTTTGCCGGCGCGGTCGCCACCGTGGAATTTCTCACTTATTTCGATTACTTCGCCCGCAAGGATTACGGCGAAGACTATCTCGAAACCCATGCCGCCGAAGTCGCCAACCACCTGCAACAGGTCGTGTACAGCATCAACCAGCCCGCTGCCGCACGCGGCTATCAGAGCGTGTTTTGGAATATTTCCGTTTACGATCAATACTATTTCGACGCGATGTTCGGCGATTTCGTCTTTCCCGATTTCAGCAAACCGGTGTGGGCGAGCGTGGCGAAGCTGCAAAACTTCTTCCTCAAATGGTTCAATCAGGAGCGCACCAAAGCCGTTTTGACCTTCCCCGTGGTAACCGCCGCCATGCTCACCGACGGCGGCAAATGCAAAGACGGCGCGTTTGCCGACCAAATGGCCAAAGAATTGTCCGAGGGCAACTCGTTTTTCGTGTACCTGTCCGACAACCCCGACTCGCTCGCCTCCTGCTGCCGCCTGCGCAACGCCATCGAAGACCGCACGTTCAGTTACACCCTCGGCGCGGGCGGCGTGGCCACCGGCTCGATTAATGTGATTACCATCAATATGAACCGCTTGGAACAAGACGGCCGCGATTTGGCCGCCGAAGTCGCCAAAATCCATCGTTACCAATACGCCTACCGCAAACTGATGGAAGAATACCAAGCCGCCGGTATGCTGCCCGTGTACGACGCAGGCTTCATCACGCTGGACAAACAATTCCTCACCATCGGTATCAACGGTATGGCGGAAGCCGCCGAATCGCAAGGCATCAAAGTCGGCTACAACGACGATTACATCAACTTTGTCCAAGGCCGTCTGAAAACCATATTCGAAGCCAACCAAGCCGCCAGCAAGCACTACGGCGTGAAGTTCAACACTGAGTTTGTCCCTGCCGAAAACCTCGGCGTGAAAAACGCCAAATGGGACAAAGCCGACGGCTACAAAGTCAGCCGCGAATGCTACAACTCCTATTTCTACGTCGTTGAAGACGAGGAAATCAACGCGCTTGACAAATTCCTGCTGCACGGTAAAGAACTGGTGGACTGGCTCGACGGCGGCTCCGCGCTGCACCTGAACCTCGACGAAGCCCTGCCCGCATCCGGCTACCGTTCGCTGCTGGACATCGCCGCACAAACCGGCTGCAACTACTTCTGTGTGAACGTGCGCATCACCATCTGCAACGAATGCGGCCACATCGACAAACGCACCCTGCACGCCTGTTCCGCCTGCGGTTCGCACGACATCGACTACGGCACCCGCGTCATCGGCTATTTGAAGCGTGTATCCGCATTCAGCAGCGGTCGTCGCAAAGAACACGCGCTACGGCATTACCACCGCGAGGCGCAAAAGCAGCGCGAGGCGGCTTAG
- a CDS encoding glycosyl hydrolase family 28-related protein has product MAISSENRKTGIFTGDGKTTRYPFDFRILKTEHIAVITDDAIGNEHILSEGRDYTAALETDGGHIDLAAPLAQGRRLVIVSNQPYLQPAVFTNHGGFYPANLNDALDKLVIQDQQIREQVGRALKVSVISSVNLTLPAPSPGKGIGWNADGSGLENNNYPEQAAASAQAAQAAVRRAENLIGNAAFELSGQLPHTVPSIAGLRRHANGGRPVLVAAYYEHGTAGGGVFTADPNDRTTPDDGGLTIAAADGTRWKRQLSGDTATLADFGILPDTGEPVGAAVNAAIAACAGRCTLAAAAGEYLTEEELKLPSHATFKGAGMDKTIIKAHPSLPAIANVFTNASNNYEVRSGYDRHITLCDLRIDCAWEGRYQIGDAVNNQACGVKLSAVEHCRVENVRAENAPLHCFDVSADQYSASYTPLTRSKNVVIENCVAKNPYRDDCFTCHDSDGVVFNNCTAIYDSTTHPLPAKGTQQGFEIDEGCSGCTVSNSYARGMTCGIQIKGHTDTVSARASVARDCVVEDVGVGIMFSVGREGKADDRIVGNSADTIHIVSVDPAKYGGEGLAVLVYGADGVHIANLTNDSDRGIKIEQNAGIVTLRNIGFTAVCADTLVLIRNNSPRAQVSIDNLYGVAQTKRIIWKGAGLLKAQNIFIQTSNEGIRFDAFGKDSVLNMAGGQSGKYKSVDKANAFSVSGKDTEIEDGRVIVRSGGGAPGTFALPQGSLWHTSSLNVYLNKGTAAAPNWVLWI; this is encoded by the coding sequence ATGGCCATCAGCAGCGAAAACCGCAAAACCGGCATCTTCACCGGCGACGGCAAGACTACCCGTTACCCTTTCGACTTCCGCATTCTCAAAACCGAACACATCGCGGTCATCACCGACGACGCCATCGGCAACGAACACATTTTGTCCGAAGGCCGCGACTACACCGCTGCCCTCGAAACCGACGGCGGCCATATCGATTTGGCCGCGCCGCTGGCGCAAGGGCGCAGGCTCGTCATTGTCAGCAACCAGCCCTATCTGCAACCGGCCGTCTTCACCAACCACGGCGGCTTCTACCCCGCCAATCTCAACGACGCGCTGGACAAGCTGGTCATCCAAGACCAGCAAATCCGCGAACAGGTCGGCCGCGCCCTCAAAGTTTCCGTCATCAGCAGCGTGAACCTCACGCTGCCCGCGCCCAGTCCGGGCAAGGGTATAGGCTGGAACGCCGACGGCAGCGGCTTGGAAAACAACAACTACCCCGAACAGGCCGCCGCCTCGGCGCAGGCCGCGCAGGCCGCCGTCCGCCGTGCCGAAAACCTTATCGGCAACGCCGCCTTCGAGTTGTCCGGCCAACTGCCGCACACCGTTCCTTCCATCGCCGGGCTGCGCCGCCACGCCAACGGCGGCCGTCCCGTCCTTGTCGCCGCCTATTATGAGCACGGCACGGCGGGCGGCGGTGTTTTCACCGCCGACCCGAACGACCGGACGACGCCCGACGACGGCGGCCTCACCATCGCCGCCGCCGACGGCACGCGCTGGAAACGGCAGTTGTCCGGCGACACCGCCACCCTTGCCGACTTCGGCATTCTGCCCGACACCGGCGAACCCGTCGGCGCGGCGGTCAACGCCGCCATCGCCGCCTGTGCAGGCCGCTGCACCCTCGCCGCCGCAGCGGGCGAGTACCTCACCGAAGAAGAACTCAAACTGCCCTCGCACGCCACCTTCAAGGGCGCGGGCATGGACAAAACCATCATCAAAGCCCACCCGTCGCTACCGGCCATCGCCAACGTTTTCACCAACGCATCCAACAATTACGAGGTGCGCAGCGGCTACGACCGCCACATCACCCTCTGCGATTTGCGCATCGACTGCGCATGGGAAGGCCGCTACCAAATCGGCGATGCCGTCAACAACCAGGCCTGCGGGGTCAAACTCTCCGCCGTGGAACACTGCCGCGTGGAAAACGTCCGCGCCGAAAACGCGCCGCTGCACTGCTTCGATGTTTCCGCCGACCAATACAGTGCCAGCTACACCCCGCTCACCCGCAGCAAAAACGTCGTCATCGAAAACTGCGTCGCCAAAAACCCCTACCGCGACGACTGCTTCACCTGCCACGACAGCGACGGCGTCGTCTTCAACAACTGCACCGCCATCTACGACAGCACCACCCATCCGCTGCCCGCCAAAGGCACGCAGCAGGGTTTTGAAATCGACGAAGGATGCAGCGGCTGCACCGTCAGCAACAGCTATGCGCGGGGCATGACCTGCGGCATCCAAATCAAAGGCCACACCGACACCGTCTCCGCCCGCGCCTCCGTCGCCCGCGACTGTGTTGTCGAAGACGTCGGCGTCGGCATCATGTTTTCCGTCGGCAGGGAAGGGAAGGCCGACGACCGCATTGTCGGCAACAGCGCGGACACCATCCACATCGTCTCCGTCGACCCGGCCAAATACGGCGGCGAGGGCTTGGCCGTGCTTGTGTACGGCGCGGACGGCGTCCACATCGCCAACCTCACCAACGATTCCGACCGCGGCATCAAAATCGAACAAAACGCCGGTATCGTTACCCTGCGCAACATCGGCTTCACCGCCGTCTGCGCCGACACCCTTGTCCTGATCCGCAACAATTCCCCCCGCGCCCAAGTCAGCATCGACAATCTCTACGGCGTGGCGCAGACCAAGCGCATCATTTGGAAGGGCGCGGGCTTGCTCAAAGCGCAAAACATCTTCATCCAAACAAGCAACGAGGGCATCCGCTTCGATGCTTTCGGCAAAGATTCCGTCCTCAATATGGCAGGCGGCCAGAGCGGCAAATACAAATCGGTGGACAAGGCCAACGCCTTCTCCGTATCCGGCAAGGACACCGAAATCGAAGACGGCCGCGTCATCGTCCGCTCCGGCGGCGGCGCGCCCGGCACATTCGCCCTGCCGCAGGGCAGCCTGTGGCACACCTCTAGCCTGAACGTCTATCTCAACAAAGGCACGGCCGCCGCGCCCAACTGGGTGTTGTGGATATAG
- a CDS encoding GAF domain-containing protein — MSDSLIRDYLQTQGLKLAADGVRVAHLAAEAVVNFGQAEIDRSVLRGAEADARLPQNAETDALLRQVFMALDSVCSRTAARSAAVYALLPDAVLLRLAAQGRAVAELLAADDDAARRHLAARSAQSGWLNLAGDVPRWLECGDLLGAEHADSGSQAALPVCAASGRVLGVVYVESAQKNAFDEDALTQWVALALALAAPLGALAGGAGEAEDE; from the coding sequence ATGTCGGATTCGCTGATTCGGGATTATCTGCAAACGCAGGGTTTGAAACTCGCAGCCGACGGGGTGCGCGTGGCGCATTTGGCGGCGGAGGCGGTGGTGAATTTCGGGCAGGCGGAGATTGACCGCAGCGTGCTGCGCGGGGCGGAGGCCGATGCGCGCCTGCCGCAGAATGCGGAAACGGACGCGCTGCTGCGGCAGGTGTTTATGGCTTTGGACTCGGTGTGCTCGCGCACGGCGGCGCGTTCGGCGGCGGTGTATGCGCTGCTGCCGGACGCCGTGCTGCTGCGTTTGGCCGCGCAGGGGCGGGCTGTGGCGGAGCTGCTGGCGGCGGACGACGACGCGGCGCGGCGGCATTTGGCGGCGCGTTCGGCGCAGAGCGGCTGGCTGAATCTGGCCGGCGATGTGCCGCGCTGGCTGGAATGCGGCGATTTGCTGGGGGCGGAACATGCGGACTCGGGCAGCCAGGCGGCTTTGCCGGTGTGCGCGGCAAGCGGCCGGGTGCTGGGCGTGGTGTATGTCGAGTCGGCGCAGAAAAACGCGTTTGACGAAGACGCGCTCACGCAGTGGGTGGCTTTGGCTTTGGCTCTGGCCGCGCCCTTGGGCGCACTGGCGGGCGGGGCGGGGGAGGCGGAGGATGAGTAG
- a CDS encoding SIS domain-containing protein, translated as MLNRISESLDKLSAAERKVGECALADPKWFVHAAVADIAARATVSQPTVIRFCRSLGCKGLPEFKLDLSADISRAGMPFVHEQLNEGDDMAAVMEKVLGNTAAAILGARRFLDEAELEKAVSLLHGARRIEFYGMGNSGIVAQDAQHKFFRFGISAVAYSDLHIQLMAAAVLSPQDTIVVISKSGTPAGLLEVAAAAKENGASVIAVTRAGSPLAAAADCVLNVFTQEDSERYTPMISRLLQLTVIDILAIGLALRLGETASLQLAKGKQTLRERLPAAAR; from the coding sequence GTGTTAAACCGCATCAGCGAATCCCTGGACAAACTGTCCGCCGCCGAACGCAAAGTGGGCGAATGCGCCCTGGCCGATCCCAAATGGTTCGTCCACGCCGCCGTGGCCGACATCGCCGCGCGCGCCACCGTCAGCCAGCCCACCGTCATCCGCTTCTGCCGCAGCCTCGGCTGCAAAGGGCTGCCCGAATTCAAGCTCGACCTCTCCGCCGACATCAGCCGCGCCGGCATGCCCTTCGTGCACGAACAGCTCAACGAAGGCGACGACATGGCCGCCGTGATGGAAAAAGTGCTCGGCAACACTGCCGCCGCCATCCTCGGCGCGCGCCGCTTCCTCGACGAAGCCGAACTCGAAAAAGCCGTTTCCCTGCTCCACGGCGCGCGCCGTATCGAGTTTTACGGCATGGGCAACTCCGGCATCGTCGCCCAAGACGCGCAGCACAAATTCTTCCGCTTCGGCATCTCCGCCGTGGCCTATTCCGACCTGCACATCCAGCTGATGGCCGCCGCCGTGTTGAGCCCGCAGGACACCATCGTCGTCATCTCCAAATCCGGCACCCCCGCCGGACTGCTCGAAGTGGCCGCCGCCGCCAAAGAAAACGGCGCGTCCGTCATCGCCGTTACCCGCGCCGGCTCGCCGCTGGCCGCCGCCGCCGACTGCGTGCTCAACGTGTTCACCCAGGAAGACAGCGAACGCTACACCCCCATGATTTCCCGCCTGCTGCAACTGACCGTCATCGACATCCTCGCCATCGGCCTCGCCCTGCGCCTGGGCGAAACCGCCAGCCTGCAACTGGCCAAAGGCAAGCAAACCCTGCGCGAACGCCTGCCCGCCGCCGCCCGCTGA
- the nrdG gene encoding anaerobic ribonucleoside-triphosphate reductase activating protein — MPSLKFTTEQIVWQEVPGEVSLAFLFSGCQLRCKGCHSADAWKASLGQELTADYLKGRLKRYRGLITCVLFMGGEWQPEILQQMLGIVVRAGLKACLYTGLEREELEAVSESIIPYLTYLKTGRWVMELGGLDSPATNQKFIDVRTGEVLNRLFVKDNPAPKVIPIAASAPADGAFVQTA; from the coding sequence ATGCCGAGCCTGAAATTCACCACCGAACAAATCGTCTGGCAGGAAGTGCCGGGCGAGGTGTCGCTGGCGTTTTTGTTTTCAGGCTGCCAACTGCGCTGCAAGGGCTGCCACAGCGCGGACGCTTGGAAGGCTTCTTTGGGGCAGGAATTGACGGCGGATTATCTGAAAGGCCGTCTGAAACGCTATCGCGGCTTAATCACCTGCGTGCTGTTTATGGGCGGCGAATGGCAGCCTGAAATCTTACAGCAGATGCTCGGCATCGTGGTGCGGGCGGGTTTGAAAGCGTGCCTGTACACGGGCTTGGAACGCGAAGAATTGGAAGCGGTATCCGAAAGCATCATTCCGTATCTCACTTATTTGAAAACAGGGCGTTGGGTGATGGAGCTGGGCGGTTTGGACAGCCCGGCCACCAACCAGAAATTCATCGATGTGCGCACGGGCGAGGTGTTGAACCGATTGTTTGTGAAAGACAATCCCGCGCCAAAAGTGATTCCGATTGCCGCGTCTGCGCCTGCGGACGGGGCGTTTGTTCAGACGGCCTGA
- the ribA gene encoding GTP cyclohydrolase II — protein sequence MSRLKFVASCRLPTEWGVFALHGFEEENGQEHAALTMGDFSDGLPVLARVHSECLTGDALFSRKCDCGPQLEAAMRAVQQAGRGCIAYLRQEGRGIGLINKIRAYRLQDQGMDTVEANLALGLPVDARDFTLAQQIFAHLGIASVRLLTNNPDKVAALQRAGIEIAERVPLHVGENAENTRYLHTKAEKLGHLF from the coding sequence ATGAGTAGGCTGAAATTCGTTGCCTCCTGCCGCCTGCCGACCGAATGGGGCGTGTTTGCGCTGCACGGTTTTGAAGAGGAAAACGGGCAGGAGCACGCCGCGCTGACAATGGGCGATTTTTCAGACGGCCTGCCGGTTTTGGCGCGGGTGCATTCGGAGTGTCTCACGGGCGACGCGCTGTTTTCGCGCAAGTGCGACTGCGGCCCGCAGCTGGAAGCGGCGATGCGGGCGGTGCAGCAGGCGGGGCGCGGCTGCATTGCCTATCTGCGCCAGGAGGGGCGCGGCATCGGCCTGATCAACAAAATCCGCGCCTACCGTTTGCAGGATCAGGGCATGGACACGGTGGAGGCCAACCTCGCGCTCGGCCTGCCGGTGGACGCGCGGGATTTCACGCTGGCGCAGCAGATTTTCGCCCACTTGGGCATCGCGTCGGTGCGCCTGTTGACCAATAATCCCGACAAGGTGGCCGCGCTGCAAAGGGCGGGCATCGAAATCGCCGAACGTGTGCCGCTGCATGTGGGCGAAAATGCGGAAAACACGCGCTATCTGCACACCAAGGCCGAAAAGCTGGGGCATTTGTTTTGA
- a CDS encoding Bbp16 family capsid cement protein, with protein MILDSTLQLAAGQAVTASAATENTIDFGRKTPNLGMGHIPLYAVLTVPVAFAGLTSLRFSLQDSDKENADFADVPSGLNLKAADLTAGAQYVLPLPVAHKRYLRGYFTVQGTATAGKVDVVIASGIQMNNPAPESANMWGSRK; from the coding sequence ATGATTTTGGATTCTACTTTGCAACTGGCCGCCGGCCAGGCGGTTACCGCTTCGGCGGCGACGGAAAATACCATCGACTTCGGCCGGAAAACGCCGAACCTCGGCATGGGACACATCCCGCTTTATGCGGTGCTGACCGTGCCTGTGGCTTTCGCCGGCCTGACTTCGCTGCGCTTTTCCCTGCAAGACTCCGATAAGGAGAACGCGGATTTTGCCGACGTGCCCTCGGGTTTGAACCTGAAAGCGGCGGATCTGACGGCGGGGGCGCAGTATGTGCTGCCGCTGCCCGTGGCGCACAAACGCTATCTGCGCGGCTATTTCACCGTGCAGGGCACGGCCACGGCGGGCAAGGTTGATGTGGTGATTGCCAGCGGCATCCAGATGAACAATCCGGCGCCCGAAAGCGCGAACATGTGGGGAAGCCGCAAATGA